TACTATCCACAAGAGCCCAGGAACAATCGGTTCCCCTCAGACCACCCTTCCACCAGGAACAATGTCGCCATTCACGTACAACAGATACGCTTATGCAGTGTCCCAACCAGATGTTTATGAACTTCTGAAGGTAAATCTAATTTCCATAACACCTGATATATCAGAGCTGAGCCTTTTTGGATCCCAGGTCAGTGCTGGGTAGCTTCACAGATTGTCTTTCCTGTAAAGGCTGGCAAGTTCAGGTTCTGAATTTGCCAAGCTTCTGAATGAAGAGATTTCCATGCTCCCAGCTTGATAAATTCCTGTTGTTTAGGCAGATCATTAGAACCCCTTTATCCCAAGCTCAAGACCCTCAGACTTTCTAGGAGttggaaggagaggagaataTCATCCTGAGTCAGAGAAAATTggaggttggaaaagaaaagcacctgagagaaaaagggggctggggaaagaagggaaagaatagTAGAAAGGAATAACAGGTGAAAGATGAGAACAAGTCTGTGTTAGGGTGGGCAGCAAACTGTGGTGCCAAAACAATACCTCTGCGTGTCGGCATGCGCATGCAAGGGGTCACCCCCACAGTCCCGACTGGAGAGAGCCTCCTTTGCATGAGGGTTCAGGACCAGGCTTTGGGAGCGTGGAGGTTCTGCATTCTCTCCCTGTATAAATTCACATGTCAGGCTGAGGTGCAACAACACAGGGAGGCTAATAGGTTGGGAGGTGGGGGCAGAGACAGACCCTCAGACACACCACCCCCTCCACTGAAATCTGCCttctatttttccccttctttcctccagAATTCAGGTCTAACATTTTTAACCAACCTTAAAATCAAGTCTCCAATTGAGTGCCGCACCCAGACCACTTTCTACTACGACTACATGTGTACATCTCGATTTATCCTGTTTCTTTGGAAATCACGGGTAACATACAGGCTGCACAAGGGCAGCTGAACAGTGCAGTGTGCTGAGGAACTGGGAATGGCTTCCAGAGTGGGAGGTTGCACAGGAGAGGTGCGCcacaggaagaagggaaaggtcCTGACGTGTGTGTGTCCGGTGCACTAGAGAGGTAGAGGGGTGGCTGCATAGGAAGAACCTGCTTGGAAGCttctgctggcaggcaggaagATGATATGGTCAAGGAGGAAAATGAGGCAGCTGTCTAAGGAAGGAACATCTGTTTGTAAGACTAGGAAAGGTCTTCCTAGAAACCAGAGAATGAGCCAAGATTGGCACCGGGCAGTATCTAGGCCTTTCTTCAGGGGCTGACAGCAAAAGTGTGAGCAGGTAGAGTTCCTCATGGGGGAGCACACACATACTGGAAATCCACATGTTCTCCTGGATTATCTCATGGAAGACAATAGCAAAGTAGATTGAGGGCATCttggagaggagaagggggaTCGGAGTGGGAgtgggagggatggagagcTGAGCTTTTTCTCAGCTGAGTTTTACCCTGATTTCACAGTTGCTCTGCCTTTGAACAAATGCTTATATTCCCAATAGCTTATGGCGAGCTGCCAGACTTGGACAACTTGGACCTAGAAGCAGATGCTGCATTTGAACGTGCCGAGTCAGAGCACATTGAGCTGGGTAGCGAGGCAGGGCCAGTACGTACCTGGTTTCCAGAGACATTCATCTGGACTCTGGTTCCCATCAAGTGAGTAATTATGGGCTACATCACATGGATACAGACCTACCAGCCACAGCAGAGAGGGaatgggcaggagcagagcgAGGACACTATTGCCTTCTGTGCCCACAAAGAAAAGTGAGGTGTGAAGAAGTGGATAAGGACAATGGTTCAGTTCCTGGCTCTGCTTGAGATTTTTCAAATGATCCTGGGGTTAAAATCACAGACTCCTGTAAGATGTAAGAGGCCCCCAAAGGTCTGTAGCACAACATCCTGCCTGAGGCAGGTCCAGTTAGATCAGGTGGTAGCCAAGTTCTCTGTATCTCCAAGGGTGGAGATTCCACAAACTATCTGGACACCTGTTCTGGTGTTTGACCATCTTCATGgtaacttgtttttcttatcTCAAGTCAGAATCTTCCATGTTCCAATATGTGTCTGTTACCTTTCATCCTATTAATATGCACATCAGAAGAGATTGGTTCCATTGTCTCTAAACCTCCCCAATAGGCAGTTTTAGAAAGTTGAAAGGTGTCTTCCTAGCTTTTCCCTTGTAAGTTTGAAAACCTCAGTTCTTTCATCCATTCCTTGCACATCACATGTcccagccctctgaccatcttGGTTGTCCTCTACTGGATGCATTGAAGTATGTCAGTTCCTTTTTTACACTGGAAGGCAAAAATTGGACCCAGTACTCCAGATCTGGTCCCATTTGTGGTAGTGAAGAAATACAGGGGAAAAGTAACTTTTCTCAATCCAATGGTTGCAGTCTTCTTAACACAGTCCAGAAGTATATGGCCTTCATTGCTTAAGGGCTCATAAGATGTCTCATGCTCAACCTGTTATCCACCAGGATGCCCACCACTTTTTCCACAAGGTTGTTTACTAGCCAGTCACTGCCTAGCCAGTACTGTTGCATGGTATTATTCCATTCCAGATACAGAATTTATCCATTTTCAAGCTCATTTTTCCAGCTTGTCAAGGTTCCTCTTAATTACAACCTTTTCCTGCAGCATATCAGGAACCCTTCCCCAACAAGGTATCGTCTGCTAGTACATAGAAAGATTAGTCTGCTAATCTTGCTGATGGGCAATGCTGAGGATGACCTCTTTCCTGTTATCTAGGTCATTAATAAAGTCATTAAGGAGTATTGGCCCAAGTGTCAGTCCCTGAGGGATGTCACAGGTAAACAGCCACCAGTTGGACTTTGTGTCACCAATAACCGCCCTTTGTCCACAGTGGTCGAGTGAATTTTCTGCTCACCTTATCATCCACTTGGCCAGTCTACACGAACGTGGCTACAGGGATGCTAAGGGAGACTGTGTCAAAGGCTTTGCAAAAGTCAAGTTACACAGCATCCATTGTTTTCCCCTTATTCACATATCTCAACTTTCTTAATTCTCCCATGTGCCAATGTTCTCCATCTGTAAAATAGGATCTCGACCTCTGCATCTCATTTGGCTGGATTATGGCCATTTCAGGGCAGGGactgtcttctgttttgtgtATGCAGATCTGTAAGTGGCACCTGTAATGGTGACTGCTGCGCTGTGGTTGGGAGCTTGGGTGATAGCGTAGTAGAAGTGTCACACGGTGCTCCCTGGCAGAGGCTTGGTGTATAACATGGACCCCTGGGAGGCCTGTGTGCCCACACTAAACAAGAATTTGAGATGCAACACTGCAATTTTGGGTTGCATTTGCCTCTCAGTCCTTTCTTGCCCACCTATTTGCTATCCTTCCCACACCTCTGTCCTACTTCCTAGGAATCCCCACACCTTCACATGCACCTCCAGTTCATAGTCATAGTCCttctgcatttgtcttcccaagagAAATTTTACAGGGATGGGACAACCCCTTCCACTCTGTTTTCTCCTCAGTGATTCAGGGGCTGCTGAGATAGCTGTCACAGTACCTGACAGTATCACAGACTGGAGAGCCATGACCTTCTGCACCTCAGGGAGCCATGGGTTTGGAATCTCAGAAACCACCAGTCTGCGGAGCTTCAAGCCCTTCTTCGTGGAACCCATCTTGTCCTACTCTGTCTTTCGGGGAGAGTCATTTCCCCTGAAAGTCAAAGTCTTCAGCTACCTGAAGCAGTGCATGGCGGTGAGTGGATGGTTTTAGGGTCGGGGGATGTGTGGTAAAAGTACTTCACTGATAGAGACAAGGGGCTGCCTCCTCAGGCATTTAGCAAAAACACCAAGGAAGCCCTTCACAAAGCTCCATGCAGAGCCATCTCTGTCCAGCTTATCCCTTTCCATAAGCTCAACCCTACAGGACTGTGATGTCCATGGGCTGTTGGTGTCCCACAGATATTGCAACAGGGCAAACATCATACTCACCTGGGGCTTCTGGGCTTGACTGACATTTGGATcaggagctgaaaggaaaagctctgTAACCTGAACTCCCTTTTGCTTCACCTCTAGCTCCAGGTTAGCCTAAAGGAGTCCATGGATTTTGAATTTGTGCATGCAAATGTCAAGTTCACTATTTGTCTGTGTCCTGATTCAGCAAAAACATTCTTCTGGGATGTGAAGGCTACAAAATTAGGTAAGGGGACAAGGGAGTGGGAGGTactggcagagctgcttttggaaaaaccagagctgagctgggaatGAGAGTGACCTTTATGCGAAGCATGAGTGAGCAGCCTCAGGCTGAGCAAACTGAATGTTGGCATGGGTGTGCCAACTGGCCTTTTGATGTTTTGTTCTTTAGGGAAGGTGAATTTCACTGTCACTGCTGAGGTGATGGAGCAGGAAGATGTTTGCACTGAGAGTATAGCTGTTATGCCAGAGTCTGGAGGGAAGGACACGGTGGTTAAACAGCTGCTGGTGAAGGTCAGAGCATGCTTCAGGGTCCTGGTGAGGTCAGAAATGGGTCAGGCTCAAAATGGCCCAGTGGCTGGCTCTGGGAAGGAAAAGTCAGCTCGGCAGGTAGTCACATTTCTCAGGGACGCTGGTCAAGGAGCAATTCTAAGGGTAGTTTGGATTGGCTCACAGGCTGAGCACCTCCACTCGATGGGACAGAGACATCAGAACTGCTTGCTAGCAGGGCAATGGGAGCAAAGGCCATTTAGCAGCTTAGAAACTGCTTCCCAATGAAACTTCGCTGGCAGAATGCATATCCCTGCTATCTGTGTGAAGTCCTTCGCATGGAAAAGGGGCTTGCAAGAAGCTGGGGTGCTGTGCAGTTGCTGTCTCGTTTTACTGCTCTCCCTTCTGACCTGACCAGCCTGTTCCCCACcaggcagaggggctgctggaggaaaAGACCCACACCTCACTCCTGTGCCCTAAAGGTAGGTGCAGGTACCCCAGAGACCCAGACTGCCTTACCACTGGGGCTGTGCACAGAGCGAGGAGACTGATCAGAAACAGTGTGGTGTCTGAACAACTCTAGGATTACCTGGGGGTGCATGGGGAGGGGAAAGTCAGGGGAGCTTTTATGAGGAGGCAAAGCCATTCAGCTCTAGCCGGTACTACAAGCTTCTTACAGCACCAAGCCACTGCCTAACCACACACCAGGCATCCATCAGTGGGTGGCCTGATGTCTCTGTCATCCTCTCTTTTGAATTTTACCAACTGACTAGGTGGTCCCAGCCTTGTTTCCACCATGTCCTGGGGATACCTATGGATCTGCCATCTCCTTACTGCCTGTTGTTGTTCTGATACTTTTGCCATTTGCAGGAACTTCAGCTTCAGAGACAATCACTTTCACTATGCCAGAGAACATGGTCCTTGGGTCAGAGAGAGCCCACATCACTTTCTTAGGTGAGATTTAGGGGGGTCTTGGAAAGCAAGATTTTTCCCTACAGGTCTTGTCTTCTAGTGCCACCATGTCTGCTTTAGCAAACAGAGTAACAAGAGGGACTGCATACAGTGAGGTGTGATACTGGTCCCTATATCATCCAGAGAAGTATCCCATCTCTCTCATACAAGTGACACTGGGCCAGATAGTTCTATATATAACATAAATTATATTATAACATCTAGATGTTAACATCTATAACATATAATATATAGgttatattaaaaatggaatatCACCCAGCCAAGGGAAAGATATCATATCACTGTTCCTACAGGGCTCTTTAGGCATTAAAGTCACCTTAGTGTGAGCAGAGGTGAACTGAGACCAGTCTTAGCAGGCTATCTGGAGAATTGGTGAGACCAGAAAATTTTTACATGCAAGAATATGTAAAGCTTCCAAAGCTGTGGTTCTGTCCTACAGGTGACATTCTGGGGACAGCACTGGACAACGTAGATGAGCTCCTCCAGATGTCCAGTGGCTGTGGTGAGCAGAATATGGTTCATTTTGCTCCCAATGTTTTTATCACACGATACCTTGAAGAAACAGGACAACTGACTCCAGAAATCAAACAGAAGGCAATTGGCTATCTGGAAAGTGGTGAGTGGATTTTTGCTCATATTGTATAATTAAGCTCGTGATATCCACTACAGTAGGTTGTGCAGGAGCGTCTCAGTAGAGGCTTGGTGCTGAACAGGATTTGTGCAAACCTGTCACTTGCCTGACACCATGGGAATTACAGCAGTGTAAATCAGGCCACTGTGTCTCCGCTGAACAAGGGGTACACAGCActcgtagaatcatagaaccatataatggtttgggttggaaaggaccttaagatcatctagttccaacccccctgccatgggcaggggcgcctcacactagatcatgtcacccaagactctgtcgaacctggccttgaacactgccagagatggagcattcaccacttctttgggcaacctgttccagtgcctcaccagcctcacagtaaagaacttcttccttatatctaacctgaacttcccctgtttaagtttgaatccatcacccctattgctacagtcccaTTGCTACAggccctgatgaagagtccctctccagcactcttataggcccccttcagatactggaaggctgctatgaggtctccatgcagcttctcttctcccagctgaacagccccaactttctcagcctgtcttcatatgggaggtgctccagccccctggtcatcctcgtggcctcgtctggacaccagaactgtacacaatactctAAATagggtctcacgagagcagagtagaggggcagggtcacctcctccgacctgctggtcacgctccttatgatgcagcccagcacacagttgttttctgggctgcgagaGCACACAAGCTgggtcatgttcagtttctcgttgaccaacacccccaagtccttctctgcagggctgctctggatcACTTCTCTGAAAGCCCTTTGCTGAATTTCTCAGAGGCAATGTTCTTTATAATGATCAGCAGGATTGGCAGGGCAGGTTGTCACCTCGAGAACATGATAGACACAGAGCATCTTCACTACCCCCAGCCTCTTCCCACAGGATATCAGCGGCAACTCCTGTACAAGCACGCAGATGGCTCATACAGTGCCTTTGGGGAAGGAAGTGAGCCAGGGAACACATGGTAAGCAGAAATATCCAGACACAGCTGAGGAACAACAGCTTGACCTGGTCAGGCTCCAGCTGGTTTGGATTTTAGTCTGGGGAAACTGAGGGAGTCTGAAGGTATGGAGTTTGGAACAAAAACTGCTCCTGAGACTTTTTGGAAGATAACCATGCCAATGCACTCACTTGAGGTATCCCCATTTGATTGATTGTGCTTGGGCACCCCAACTGAGGCTGATTCTGAAAACTTGGCTGCAAAGACACCGTCTTTCCAGGTTTTCCAGAGTGCTTTCTGCCCAAGAAGGATTGGGAAAGGGGCTGACTGAGCTCACTGAGTATCAGCCTTCCAGGCTTTAAATCACACAAGTTAAACCCTGTTAGAATTGGCAGAGTTCTGAGGGAAGCACTGAACtgccagtgatttttttctctcttgctgcaATTGGATCTAAGCCCAAGCTTCAAAATCATCTAACTCATGTGCATTGCTTCCAGTTTTCCATCTGCACAGAGGCTCTAGCCTGCTGGTATTTCTCCAGGAATGACATAGTGGAAGACACAGAGACTCCTGTCTCCTAGCAGAGATGGGCATCAGTGACTGGTTcaatttgattttcttctccctcccttgGCTCTAGGCTTACTGCCCTTGTCCTCAAGACCTTCAGCCAAGCCCGGGACTTCATCCACATAGATGAGCAGAACATTAAAGATGCTGCCAATTCCCTGATTAAAAGTCAGACTCCATCTGGCTGCTTCAAGAGTGTGGGGAAGCTCTTCAACAATGGTCTGATGGTATGACATGTTCTGGCTGTTCATTAGGTACCTCAAAGTTCCTTCACTTTCAGGCCCAACTTGGGTACCAAGAACAAATGAATGCTACTGAAACAGGGAGACTCTGATGTGCCCAAGGTCACCCTTGGGTGACACTCAGAGTTGTGCTTAGTCATGGTGGCACTTTTTCAAGTTTTGAATGATGGAGGTTTGCATTTGATGACACGTGTGTGGGACCTGATGCAGTGCCATGTCCTAGCCCCATCTCAAAAGCTAATACATGCCTCAGAAAGACTTTTAAGCTCTGTATTATTCCCTTGGTAAACTGGTTTAGCTTCCTTTCCCATTATTGAGCCACCATTTCTTCCTTCAGCCTGAGTTCCCTGTATTGACTCTCTCAGTACAGAGAGAGTCAGAAGTGGAGTGAATGGAAGACTGATGGTAGCCACTCATATGAGATTCATCTTGCCAGAGATGTGCCCTATGCActcagaaacacagcacagtgCATGCACAGACACACTCAGAGAACAACTAAAGTTGTGGAGCCACCAGCACTTCGGTGAACAGAACCTCAGACAATCCTCTGAGTGAAGAGAATGGGACCTTTCACTTTGCCTTGTGAAGGATAGATACCTTTTGTTTTGCTCCTCCATATCCCTGCCACTGTCCTGGCCCTTATGTGAGGTGCCACCTTAGACAGCATTGTGGGAACATCACTTTCCCTTGGCACTGAAATCTGCTACTGAGAATTTtttgcagcagaagggaaagggggatgTATTCAACAGGGGGTGGGAATCATCTACGCAGCAGAGCTTGGGTCACCGTGGCTGAGAAGGGCTCTGGTAAGCAGGAGACAATGCCTACAAGAGTAGGCACGAGCCCTGGCACTTCCTTACCAGAAGGAATAGGACCAACACTGTTGCCTGCACTGGCTTTCACTTGGGGGCAAACTACTCCCTTCTCACAGCAGCcctcctcttttctgttttgtcgTGGCTGCAGGGTGCAGTGGATGAAGGACTGGGGCTGAGCTCTGCAATCATCACAGCTCTCATACACTCAGGGATGCCACGCTCTGTGAGTatcagcagcagggatgggctGTGTGTGCAGCCTCTCAGCAAGCAGTGCACCAGTGCTCTGCCTTTGTGTGCACATGGGTACACTAACAGTTTTCCCCCCATGCGTTCTATCCTTGTTTCCATGCTCCTCTGCACATGTCAATGCTGTATCCCCTCCTCATACACTGCCATCAACCAGTGTGCTTTCAATTGTATTCTAGGACCCAGTTGTGTGGAAAGCTCTGAAATGTATAAGGGACCTGGTCAATGCTGATACTGACAGTTCCAACCTCTATAGCCTGGCACTAGCTGCAAACGCCTTTGCAGTGGCAGGTGATAAAGCCCTCAGGCAGAAAATCCTCAAAAGATTGGATAAGGCTGCCATAATATCAGGTATCAAAACTGTGGGGCAGTTGAGAGGGCCATTGGCATAATTGTGTGGAGATCGCAGGGCTGAACGACCAAGGGAACAGAGGGCGGGAGTGTGGGGCCCTGGCAGAGCTCTGTGGGGAGCCCAAGACTTGGATAGCCTCTGTTTGCCAAGCTGTCACAGGCTATATCCACACTGTGAGACAGACTTTCTTTATAGATGATCTCACAGTCCTGGTCTCCCAGTCATCTAAACCGAGGAGCTTCATGGGTGTCGTAGAGCTTTTTTCCAGACTGCAGACCTATGTTTTTACTAGGAAGAGCAGGGGGTGTGTGGCAAATAAGGAGATATGCAGCCATATCTTATCCTAATGTTCACTCAGTGCATAGGCACAGAGGCTGAGTAGGACTCCAAGGTCATTAGATACAGCTACACACTCCATAAGTGTTCCCACTCCACCTTTAGATGACCAAATATTCTGGAGTCAACAGTCCAAACAGGAAGAAGGCTCTCTCTATTGGTATCAGGCTCCATCTGTTGATGTGGAATTGACGTCTAGTATCCTCATGGCTCACCTTTCAAAGTCAAGTTTGTCTTCAGACGAAATCAGAAAGGCATCCCAGATTGTGTCTTGGCTCACCAAGCAGCAAAACCCTTATGGAGGCTTTGCTTCAACCCAGGTAATCCCCCTGAGCCATCATCATCAGATAACCTGCGACAGCAGGCTATGGTTTGAGAGTAGTGGGTTCTAGCATAGCCcatagcaaaaaataaaaagaaaaaaaaagaaaaaaagaaaaaaggtacaTGGATTTACAGCTTCTGGGAGTTGGGAAAAGGTGAATATTTGTATTCCTTTGAGCTAATCCCATATTAACAGCCCAAGGGGAAAGCTCAATCATTATCGTGCTATAGCTGCAGTATAAGGGAGGGAAAAGCATGCAAAGGAAGCAGGGATCCTATTTTGCCCAATGTGTGTCTCTTTCCTCAGGACACAGTGGTTGCTCTGGAAGCCCTAGCCCTGTATGCAACCAAGACCTTCAGCAAGGATGGCCCTGATCTTCAGGCTTCTCTGTCCTCTGAGGGTTTCAACCAGAACATCCGAGTAGACAACACCAATCGCCTCCTGCTGCAGACAGTGGAGCTGCCAGCCATTCCCCAAGACTACACTGTGCATGTGCAGGGCCATGGGTGCCTCTTCCTGCAGGTAAGCCCAGCCAAGGAGAAAAGGTCTGTCTgaggaaaagctttgaaaaacaggGGCTTGTTGCCATCTTGCTACTTAGCCAACACTGAAAACAGACTGCTGCAGTGACTTGCAGAAATCTGGGCATCAAGGCTCATAGGAGTAGCTGGGATCCAACAAGAAAGGAATAGcaattttccaaatgaaatctGGATCATCTCCACCCAGTCAGAGCTGCACCTCTCCTCCAAGAAGTTGGCTGAACACCACCAGGAGCAGTGCCCAAGCAGAACCTCCACTTCCACCACATGTTCTCTCTTACACCAATGCAAgacagcaaacagcagccaaTCACTAGACAAAGATACTCTCCAGCAAAAAAACGCACCTTGTTGCTCTCTGCCAACTAGCTTCTTTCTGTCCTTGCAGGCCATTCTGCGGTACCACATCCCTCCAGTGAGGAGCGATGTCACCTTTGCTGTATCTGTGCAGACAGAGTGCGCCGCACCCAACATCACCCAGTTCCCTGTCACCATTCATGCTCGGTAGGAGACACTCAGTTTGCCCCTTGACTCCCTTGTGCTAAGAGGCTTCTGGCACTACAACAGTCTCTTGATGGCCAGGATTCCCTTTCACTCATGAGGTCTAAGTGCTAAGATGTCCCTATTCGTTTAACCATGCTCTCCTCAGCTGGGTGAAAGGTACAAGGCCCCAGAGGGATGGCTCAGGCTACAGTCCTATCTCATTATCGTGCCAGTCTCTCAAGGTCTATGGATCTCACCCTTTTCCAGGATTAGGTCTCAAAACGCTAGTGATGTGAGGGCCCTGTGGGACTGGCTGCTGACACTTCTACCTaagttttcccttctctgcttctggTTTGTCTGTCACACCACTCTTCTCTGCTGTACCCCTGCCTTGTCCCTGATGTGGGACAGAATTGCCAAGAGATCAGGTGGAGGATGTGATATTCCCTGACATGCCTAGAGAAGGTAACTCCATAAGCCTTCCAAGGAATTTATTGTCCTTGGCTCAGcataattaaaagagaaatcagagGAAGCACAAAGATTTATTACAGTACAAACACAGGTATGCTTAACAAGAGAAACACTGGAAGGAAAGGCAGGTTCCTCCACCTGAGTACCAAAGCTGAGCAGAGTATCTGGAGATCATGGCTCAGAAAGTAACATTAGTGCTGTCCCCTGGGTTCCTGCTGCAGCTACACAGGGAACCGTGTGTCCACCAACATGGTCTTGATCCAAGTGGAGCTGCTGTCAGGATACAGCCCCGTGGCAGGTTCGCTGGAAGAGGTGAGACCGCGAATTTGTGCCCAGCTGGGATGGGAATAGTGATGGATGTCCATCATGAAGGATTGCATGCAGAACTGTGATCACTCCTGTGGGCAGGAAAACATAGTTGTCTTCTTCCCAAGAAATCTTTATACCCAAAGTCTCTTCCAGGCTGCACCTTGCCTTCCTCTACCCCCAGGGCTCCTTTGGCATGTGAACATTTTGCCCATGCTCACACAAATATCCCTGaatgtttctgatttctgttaGAGTCTTTCTGacatttccccccttctcccctcctccctatTTTCAGCTAAAGAAAATGCCTTTAGTGAAGAAAGTTGAAAGCAAGGCTGACCAAGTCATTCTCTACCTGGAGGAAGTAAGTGGAATTTAGGCTAACATCATCATTAAAAGAACTATGGACTGGCATATATCTTTTAGCTCACTCTTGTATCTTGGTTCCATCAGTATTTTAAGACTCAAGGGTTGTTCCTACATGCCAGCCACATTTGCTGGTGcagagaaatgtgttttgtcAGCTTGCAGTAGGTCAGCTGTAGAGCCTGTACACATGGCCACTTGAGTGAAATGTTGCTATCTCTGATGTAAAGACTATAGCTGTTGGCACTGTTCAGACACTGTTGAAAGTCCATATACAGTGTCTGATCGGGACTGGGGGAGTAGTAGTAGGATCCATCTAGCAAATTCAAGCAAGCCTGAATTTTTAGAAAGCCCTTAAGCAGCCTGAATGTAGTAGGGAGCATCCAAGATTGCTCATGGAGTTTGCCAAGATCATTCAAAATTAAACCAGATGGTTGTGTGAACAACAGTGCTCGCTCCAGAGCCCCATTAATCCACAGATTAACAACCACTCGAGCCTTTCTCTAGGAACAGCACCAGAAACAAGACCTGGCAtgaattttaaaacttcagaatttCCAACTACACGTCTacatttctgtgattcttcatCCCCAGCTGTCAACAAGCTGAGCTAAGCTAGCCTCATAGTAAGCAGGTTATTGTCATGTGGATGCATTAGGCTTACAGAGATGCTACTTTCATTGTATctacagcacagagcagaatggcagtgcaaagaaagatttcagtTCAGGCTGCCAGGTAGCACAAGGTGGAACCAAATCAACAGCAGGTCATGT
The window above is part of the Strigops habroptila isolate Jane chromosome 3, bStrHab1.2.pri, whole genome shotgun sequence genome. Proteins encoded here:
- the LOC115605813 gene encoding alpha-2-macroglobulin-like protein 1, which translates into the protein MWSITFLWGSILLLPSTAGMPATLNYAVAVPSQLYYPFSETVCLQLSRKQAVPIHVTVTLQSKAGNETLITQSISQVTFFHCTSFQVPPPVGNPDEVAFIVITVLEDNSEFQKKQKVLIKQTYKRTFIQTDKPVYKPGQIVKLRIVTLDQNFIASNGTHRLVELKDPRGNRIAQWLNVTPVGGIVDLSFPLAAEAQVGEYTIKMPDRTHTFRVEEYVLPKFSVSIQMPQVVTILEENFRLHVCGMYTYGKPVQGSVKAVVCRKHIRYSRKSSKAKRSICKDYIGETNEDGCFAADVNIKIYHQKRDDSYDFNLEVVAFLKESGTGVEFNTTENCKITFDITTLQFLGTSYYYQQGAPYYGNLELKSANGTHLKNKEVILTVSYGSRKQTKTYFTDDAGVASFILETSAWDNSSKVLLQAKTQMEELSSQNVRVSYGTASLTLRAFYSSSQSSVRIQPVQAMLPCGDVQQVPVHYHILASELGNGADRADFYHLVLARGSLVHHGQTTVILGPPLDQYSGAFNVTLPIDLISPTATLFVYTAFPEGQVAADTFSLKVSKCFRNHVKLGFSDTVALPGSAVHLHLQAAPGSLCSIRAVDQSILLLRPEAELSRDSVYYMFSYSQEHPTTLTDSYSDYCTIHKSPGTIGSPQTTLPPGTMSPFTYNRYAYAVSQPDVYELLKNSGLTFLTNLKIKSPIECRTQTTFYYDYMSYGELPDLDNLDLEADAAFERAESEHIELGSEAGPVRTWFPETFIWTLVPINDSGAAEIAVTVPDSITDWRAMTFCTSGSHGFGISETTSLRSFKPFFVEPILSYSVFRGESFPLKVKVFSYLKQCMALQVSLKESMDFEFVHANVKFTICLCPDSAKTFFWDVKATKLGKVNFTVTAEVMEQEDVCTESIAVMPESGGKDTVVKQLLVKAEGLLEEKTHTSLLCPKGTSASETITFTMPENMVLGSERAHITFLGDILGTALDNVDELLQMSSGCGEQNMVHFAPNVFITRYLEETGQLTPEIKQKAIGYLESGYQRQLLYKHADGSYSAFGEGSEPGNTWLTALVLKTFSQARDFIHIDEQNIKDAANSLIKSQTPSGCFKSVGKLFNNGLMGAVDEGLGLSSAIITALIHSGMPRSDPVVWKALKCIRDLVNADTDSSNLYSLALAANAFAVAGDKALRQKILKRLDKAAIISDDQIFWSQQSKQEEGSLYWYQAPSVDVELTSSILMAHLSKSSLSSDEIRKASQIVSWLTKQQNPYGGFASTQDTVVALEALALYATKTFSKDGPDLQASLSSEGFNQNIRVDNTNRLLLQTVELPAIPQDYTVHVQGHGCLFLQAILRYHIPPVRSDVTFAVSVQTECAAPNITQFPVTIHARYTGNRVSTNMVLIQVELLSGYSPVAGSLEELKKMPLVKKVESKADQVILYLEELTRQPHTYTLMVQQDMQVRDRKPANIKVYDYYMPEETTVMSYSAPCE